The Pecten maximus chromosome 14, xPecMax1.1, whole genome shotgun sequence genome includes a region encoding these proteins:
- the LOC117343016 gene encoding acetylcholinesterase-like isoform X2 has product MGKVSSISVLTSFVYVLVSLPYALTQSLVVETDKGLVKGKRIQVHHGKQVDVFYGIPYAKPPIGRYRFRHPQPNDPWDGVFNATTKPNACMQGFDAVFPDDFNGSNQWNPNTPVSEDCLYINIWRPVSKSHDRNLKAVMVWIYGGSFLSGSSSLDIYDAKFLAAEEDVVVVSMQYRVGSLGFLSFDHMDAPGNAGVMDQSMALDWVQRNVHRFGGSTYNITLFGESSGAASVGMHLLSPLSRGKFDRAILQSGGPTAPWATLTQNESTRRSHVFAGAMNCTRKSIPEILLCLRDRPAADFPTKEYDPDIVRGISQFPFVPVIDGVFLTESPENSFRRQHFKKVPILIGSNSNEGTWLLPYYNINLFSLKQESNLKRRQFVMAIDDMFDYYPQFPKKINSYGKDAILFQYTPWKDPNSKSMNRDRIEQAIGDLNFICPVVELAQTYAMANMTVYYYEFAHRSSKQFWPNWMGVMHGDEIFFAFGDPLINFKNYSNQEKRLSRKMMKYWANFAKTGDPNKEPNHSHLNEWPVHTHTERKYLRLDTHLVNNLDKSQSVRSGPRIKQCAFWREYLPKLVMATEKPNLVCDPPNAATITMATILMPTLLLLLVSIFL; this is encoded by the exons ATGGGTAAAGTGTCATCGATATCTGTGCTGACGTCATTCGTGTATGTGTTGGTGTCCTTGCCGTACGCGTTGACCCAGAGTCTGGTTGTGGAGACTGATAAGGGGCTTGTGAAGGGAAAGCGCATCCAGGTGCATCATGGGAAACAAGTTGATGTATTTTATGGAATACCATACGCTAAGCCCCCTATAGGGAGGTATCGTTTCCGGCACCCTCAGCCGAATGACCCCTGGGATGGAGTTTTCAACGCTACAACGAAGCCAAACGCTTGTATGCAAGGCTTCGATGCTGTGTTTCCGGATGATTTCAATGGCTCTAACCAGTGGAATCCCAACACGCCCGTTAGTGAGGACTGCTTATACATCAACATTTGGCGTCCGGTCAGCAAATCACATGACAGAAATCTTAAGGCAGTAATGGTGTGGATCTATGGAGGGTCCTTCCTCAGCGGATCCTCTTCTCTGGACATTTACGACGCGAAATTCCTCGCAGCGGAAGAGGATGTTGTCGTTGTATCTATGCAATACAGAGTAGGCTCTCTTGGATTCTTGTCCTTTGATCACATGGACGCGCCTGGAAATGCTGGCGTCATGGACCAATCAATGGCGTTAGATTGGGTCCAAAGGAACGTGCACCGTTTCGGCGGAAGTACATACAATATCACTCTGTTTGGGGAGAGCTCTGGCGCTGCTAGTGTTGGTATGCACCTTCTGTCACCCCTAAGTCGGGGCAAGTTCGATAGGGCTATATTACAGAGCGGAGGACCAACAGCGCCCTGGGCCACTCTTACACAGAACGAGTCTACCAGAAGGAGTCACGTGTTCGCTGGAGCAATGAACTGCACGCGTAAGAGTATACCGGAAATACTATTATGCCTGCGTGATCGGCCGGCGGCGGACTTCCCTACAAAGGAGTACGATCCCGATATCGTGAGGGGTATCTCACAATTCCCTTTCGTACCTGTGATAGACGGAGTTTTCTTAACGGAATCTCCAGAAAACTCATTCAGACGGCAACACTTTAAGAAAGTTCCAATACTAATTGGATCTAATTCAAACGAAGGAACGTGGCTTTTACCTTATTATAACATAAACctatttagtttaaaacagGAAAGTAATCTTAAACGTCGCCAATTCGTCATGGCTATAGACGACATGTTTGATTACTACCCTCAATTTCCGAAGAAAATAAATTCCTATGGAAAAGACgcaattttatttcaatacacACCATGGAAAGATCCAAATAGTAAATCCATGAATAGGGACCGGATCGAACAAGCTATAGGTGACCTGAACTTCATCTGTCCAGTCGTTGAACTAGCACAGACATATGCTATGGCAAATATGACGGTATACTATTACGAATTTGCTCACCGATCCTCAAAACAGTTTTGGCCTAATTGGATGGGGGTCATGCACGGGGATGAGATATTTTTCGCTTTTGGTGATCCActtatcaattttaaaaactaTAGTAATCAAGAAAAACGATTGTCGAGAAAGATGATGAAGTACTGGGCAAACTTCGCTAAGACCGG GGATCCCAATAAAGAGCCAAACCATTCGCATTTAAATGAGTGGCCGgttcacacacacacagaacGGAAATACCTCCGCCTGGATACTCACCTGGTGAATAATCTGGACAAATCCCAATCCGTCCGATCTGGTCCTAGGATAAAACAGTGTGCTTTTTGGCGGGAATATCTACCAAAGCTGGTAATGGCGACAG
- the LOC117343016 gene encoding acetylcholinesterase-like isoform X1 → MGKVSSISVLTSFVYVLVSLPYALTQSLVVETDKGLVKGKRIQVHHGKQVDVFYGIPYAKPPIGRYRFRHPQPNDPWDGVFNATTKPNACMQGFDAVFPDDFNGSNQWNPNTPVSEDCLYINIWRPVSKSHDRNLKAVMVWIYGGSFLSGSSSLDIYDAKFLAAEEDVVVVSMQYRVGSLGFLSFDHMDAPGNAGVMDQSMALDWVQRNVHRFGGSTYNITLFGESSGAASVGMHLLSPLSRGKFDRAILQSGGPTAPWATLTQNESTRRSHVFAGAMNCTRKSIPEILLCLRDRPAADFPTKEYDPDIVRGISQFPFVPVIDGVFLTESPENSFRRQHFKKVPILIGSNSNEGTWLLPYYNINLFSLKQESNLKRRQFVMAIDDMFDYYPQFPKKINSYGKDAILFQYTPWKDPNSKSMNRDRIEQAIGDLNFICPVVELAQTYAMANMTVYYYEFAHRSSKQFWPNWMGVMHGDEIFFAFGDPLINFKNYSNQEKRLSRKMMKYWANFAKTGDPNKEPNHSHLNEWPVHTHTERKYLRLDTHLVNNLDKSQSVRSGPRIKQCAFWREYLPKLVMATADMSELEKQWKVQFSEWSTKYIVDWKNQFDSFRRDYEQRNQECDRH, encoded by the exons ATGGGTAAAGTGTCATCGATATCTGTGCTGACGTCATTCGTGTATGTGTTGGTGTCCTTGCCGTACGCGTTGACCCAGAGTCTGGTTGTGGAGACTGATAAGGGGCTTGTGAAGGGAAAGCGCATCCAGGTGCATCATGGGAAACAAGTTGATGTATTTTATGGAATACCATACGCTAAGCCCCCTATAGGGAGGTATCGTTTCCGGCACCCTCAGCCGAATGACCCCTGGGATGGAGTTTTCAACGCTACAACGAAGCCAAACGCTTGTATGCAAGGCTTCGATGCTGTGTTTCCGGATGATTTCAATGGCTCTAACCAGTGGAATCCCAACACGCCCGTTAGTGAGGACTGCTTATACATCAACATTTGGCGTCCGGTCAGCAAATCACATGACAGAAATCTTAAGGCAGTAATGGTGTGGATCTATGGAGGGTCCTTCCTCAGCGGATCCTCTTCTCTGGACATTTACGACGCGAAATTCCTCGCAGCGGAAGAGGATGTTGTCGTTGTATCTATGCAATACAGAGTAGGCTCTCTTGGATTCTTGTCCTTTGATCACATGGACGCGCCTGGAAATGCTGGCGTCATGGACCAATCAATGGCGTTAGATTGGGTCCAAAGGAACGTGCACCGTTTCGGCGGAAGTACATACAATATCACTCTGTTTGGGGAGAGCTCTGGCGCTGCTAGTGTTGGTATGCACCTTCTGTCACCCCTAAGTCGGGGCAAGTTCGATAGGGCTATATTACAGAGCGGAGGACCAACAGCGCCCTGGGCCACTCTTACACAGAACGAGTCTACCAGAAGGAGTCACGTGTTCGCTGGAGCAATGAACTGCACGCGTAAGAGTATACCGGAAATACTATTATGCCTGCGTGATCGGCCGGCGGCGGACTTCCCTACAAAGGAGTACGATCCCGATATCGTGAGGGGTATCTCACAATTCCCTTTCGTACCTGTGATAGACGGAGTTTTCTTAACGGAATCTCCAGAAAACTCATTCAGACGGCAACACTTTAAGAAAGTTCCAATACTAATTGGATCTAATTCAAACGAAGGAACGTGGCTTTTACCTTATTATAACATAAACctatttagtttaaaacagGAAAGTAATCTTAAACGTCGCCAATTCGTCATGGCTATAGACGACATGTTTGATTACTACCCTCAATTTCCGAAGAAAATAAATTCCTATGGAAAAGACgcaattttatttcaatacacACCATGGAAAGATCCAAATAGTAAATCCATGAATAGGGACCGGATCGAACAAGCTATAGGTGACCTGAACTTCATCTGTCCAGTCGTTGAACTAGCACAGACATATGCTATGGCAAATATGACGGTATACTATTACGAATTTGCTCACCGATCCTCAAAACAGTTTTGGCCTAATTGGATGGGGGTCATGCACGGGGATGAGATATTTTTCGCTTTTGGTGATCCActtatcaattttaaaaactaTAGTAATCAAGAAAAACGATTGTCGAGAAAGATGATGAAGTACTGGGCAAACTTCGCTAAGACCGG GGATCCCAATAAAGAGCCAAACCATTCGCATTTAAATGAGTGGCCGgttcacacacacacagaacGGAAATACCTCCGCCTGGATACTCACCTGGTGAATAATCTGGACAAATCCCAATCCGTCCGATCTGGTCCTAGGATAAAACAGTGTGCTTTTTGGCGGGAATATCTACCAAAGCTGGTAATGGCGACAG